A part of Aegilops tauschii subsp. strangulata cultivar AL8/78 chromosome 2, Aet v6.0, whole genome shotgun sequence genomic DNA contains:
- the LOC120973777 gene encoding uncharacterized protein yields the protein MDAVVLGDVDDLDFDLGFMDGFEFDLLDMDLTEFCHGDGECLLPAVADKDGGLGLDLGSDDGGEGGRESSPDSVVTDDGAPPLSLEPSGDRDDGEMSAYVGDLERFLMESEDDAEAGGPFAAKGLAANDHLFDDLAVADGGYVQPSTAAEEFAAADYFLGDLDDGYAEPATPGKDLVLDDYFFGDLVSYDYLYDPAVASDGCVEPAAVASVDDAASSATEEEDAGEYYDDDEATSRKRARQRKGGAAVPREAELRETPVMHAIWSISTGNGCRPLGHHWLHPCTTVCLLA from the exons ATGGACGCCGTCGTGTTGGGTGACGTTGATGATCTCGACTTCGACTTGGGTTTTATGGACGGGTTCGAGTTCGACCTGCTGGACATGGACCTCACCGAGTTCTGCCACGGCGACGGCGAGTGCTTGCTGCCTGCCGTGGCCGATAAGGATGGCGGTTTGGGTTTGGATTTAGGTTCTGATGACGGTGGCGAAGGGGGGAGGGAGAGCTCGCCGGACTCCGTGGTGACGGACGACGGCGCGCCGCCTCTGTCGTTAGAGCCGTCTGGGGATCGCGACGATGGCGAGATGTCGGCCTACGTGGGCGACCTGGAGAGGTTCCTCATGGAGAGCGAGGATGACGCGGAGGCCGGCGGGCCGTTCGCGGCCAAGGGGCTTGCCGCCAACGACCACTTGTTCGACGATCTCGCTGTTGCGGACGGCGGTTACGTCCAGCCGTCGACTGCAGCGGAGGAGTTTGCCGCCGCGGACTACTTCTTGGGTGATCTCGACGACGGTTACGCTGAGCCGGCGACTCCAGGGAAGGATCTCGTCCTCGACGACTACTTCTTCGGCGATCTCGTCTCGTACGACTACTTATACGATCCTGCTGTTGCGAGCGATGGCTGCGTCGAGCCCGCGGCCGTTGCCAGCGTGGACGATGCTGCATCATCGGCgacggaggaggaggatgctGGCGAGTACTACGACGACGACGAAGCGACCTCGAGGAAGCGCGCAAG GCAGAGGAAGGGCGGCGCTGCGGTGCCACGCGAAGCAGAGCTCCGGGAAACGCCGGTGATGCATGCCATCTGGTCGATCTCGACTGGAAACGGGTGCCGCCCCCTTGGTCACCATTGGCTGCATCCCTGCACCACAGTGTGCCTGTTGGCCTGA